From Myxococcota bacterium:
CCCGCGCCGGGGCCAACGGAAACGGCGGCACCGGCAACGGCGGCGGAGCGCTGGTCGCGGCCGTGGGCGCGGCTCCTGCCCCCGCCCGCACGTCTGGCGCGCACCGGAGGTGCGCCCCTAGACTGTGAGTCGTGTCCGACGGCGACGACGCTGACGCCGAGGCGCGGAAGGCGCGCGCGAAGCGGCTGCGCGAGCAGATCGAGAAGATCCGGCGCCAGGGGCCCGATCCGAACGACCCGCGCCGGCCGCCGCCCAAGCCCTCGCCCGCGCCCAAGAAGGACGAGCCGAGCTAGCGCGCGTCGTCCAGGTGACCGCCGCGCTCGAAGAACTCGAGCGCGGCGGGACACACCCGCCGCAGCGCCTCGGGGTCGGCGTGATAGAGCGAGAACGCCTCGGCGAAGGCCTCGGCGGGGCTCTGCCGCCCGTAGCTCGTGATTCCGCCGGCGGCACCCGGCAGCTTGCTGAAGGCAGTCACGGCGGGTCCCGTCGGCTGCGCCCGAGTGACCCGGAGGAGCAGCGCGCGCAGGCGCTCGACCAGCCCCGGCAGGCCGGGCGCGTGCCGCGCCTCCGCCTCGTCGAGCAGCCGCTGCATGTCGACGAAGAAGCGATGCACGGGCTCCGCGGCGAGCGCGTGCCCGAGCTCGTGCAGGAGGATCCGCACCGAGGCGCGGTCCGGCGCGCGCGGGTCGCCCACGAACACGATGTCGTCGTCGCGGAAGGCGCAATCGTAGATCTCGATCCAGCGCTGGGTGAGCTCGACCGTGGCCAGCCCGCACGCCCCCTTCACCGGCACGATGCGGCGCGGCCGCTCCATGCGCCGCAGCTCGATCTGGCGCAGTGTCGCGCGCTCGCGCTCGGAGAGGAGCGAGAGAGCGCGCGCCAGTGACTGGCGTTCGGAGGGCGACCAGTGACCGGAGTCGGCATCGAGCCGGCCGATGCCGTACTTCGCGGCGAGCGCCGCCTCGGCGAGCGCGGGCGGAAGCGCGGGCGCCTCGCCGCTCACGTCGGTCACGTGCAGCGGGCCGTCGAGCTCGTGCACGAGCGTCACGAAGTGAGTCCCGCGCTCCTGCGTGGCGATGCGCAGGTCGAGCTCCACCCCGCGCAGGGAGTCACCCGACGCGAGCGCCATCGCGACCAGCACCTCGACCGGAGCCACCACGAAGCCCTGCTTCTCCCAGGGCGGCGCGAAGCGCGTCGACTGCGAGCCGTCGCCGTAGTCGACCTCGCTCACCTGCCCGCGCTCGAGCCCCACCAGGAGGAAGTGTCGCGCGCTCAGCCGCGCGTGCTCGTCCAGCCGCGGCATCTCGCCGCCGCCCCCGAGATACCTCGGAACGAGCGGCGCGTCCGCGGGCAGCATCGCCGCCGGCGGCCGGAGCAGAGCGTCCGCGCGCCGCTCGAGCTCCGCCACGCGCTTCTCGAACGCGCCGGCCTCGTCCGCGTCCGCCGCACGCCCGGCCTGCGCGACCAGCAGCATCGCGGCCGCCGCCGCGCGAGCGAGCGCGATCCTCACGCGCGGCAGTCTACCGCGCCCCCCGCCGTGCGAGAATCGGCCCATGAGCCGACTCACCCCCAAGCGCCCCGAGGAGCTCGAGCCCGAGCAGCGCGAACGCTACCAAGAGGTCGCCCGCGTGCGCCCGCCGCGCCCCGACGGCCAGATCGGCGGCCCGTTCGACCCGTGGCTGCGCAGCCCCGAGCTCTCGCGCCGCGCCATGGGCCTGGGCGACTTCATCTGGCAGCGCACCACGCTGGACCGGCGGCTGATCGAGCTCGCCATCCTCGTGACCGGCCGCGCCTGGCGCAGCAACGTCGAGTGGGTCGCGCACGCCCGCTACGCCCGCGAGTTCGGCGTGTCCCAGGAGACCATCGACGAGATCTTCAAGCAGCGCCGGCCCGAGCGCGCGCCCGACGACGAAAAGCTCGTGTACGACGTGAGTCATGCGCTCCACGCCACGCGCGACCTGCCCATGGACCTCTACCAGCGCGCCGTCGCCCGCTTCGGCGAGCGCGGCCTGGTCGAGCTGCTCGCCACGCTCGGCTTCTACACGTTCGTGTCGATGACGCTCAACACCTTCGACGTGCAGGCGCCGGTGCCGGAGCAGCCGTTCCCGCGCCGGAGCGAGTGACTCAGCCCCCGCCGCTCCTGCGCCGCACCGCCGCCCCGATGAAGCTCCGGAACAGCGGGTGGGGTTCGAACGGGTTCGACTGGAACTCCGGGTGGAACTGGCAGCCCAGGAACCAGGGGTGGTCGGGATACTCGAT
This genomic window contains:
- a CDS encoding carboxymuconolactone decarboxylase family protein yields the protein MSRLTPKRPEELEPEQRERYQEVARVRPPRPDGQIGGPFDPWLRSPELSRRAMGLGDFIWQRTTLDRRLIELAILVTGRAWRSNVEWVAHARYAREFGVSQETIDEIFKQRRPERAPDDEKLVYDVSHALHATRDLPMDLYQRAVARFGERGLVELLATLGFYTFVSMTLNTFDVQAPVPEQPFPRRSE